Proteins encoded in a region of the Enoplosus armatus isolate fEnoArm2 chromosome 16, fEnoArm2.hap1, whole genome shotgun sequence genome:
- the abitram gene encoding protein Abitram gives MDCVEQKDTEAKAPSVVDRYYTRWFRADLKGKPCEDHCILQHSNRICVITLADTHPILQNGRTIKSINYQISNGCSRLNNKVSGKSKRGGQFLTDFAPLCRITCTDETEYTIYSCIRGRLLEVNECILETPTLLLEKPSTEGYIAVILPKFEESKSITENLLSREEFESLVSKRTVDQSQPT, from the exons ATGGACTGCGTGgagcagaaagacacagaagCAAAGGCGCCTTCAGTTGTCGACCGATATTACACCCGATGGTTCAGAGCCG ACTTGAAGGGGAAACCGTGTGAGGACCACTGCATCCTGCAGCATTCAAACAG AATATGTGTTATCACGTTAGCAGACACTCACCCCATCCTTCAGAATGGGCGGACAATCAAAAGCATCAATTACCAGATCAGTAATGGCTGCAGTCGGCTGAACAATAAAGTGTCTGGGAAGTCCAAGCGG GGGGGTCAGTTCCTTACTGATTTCGCACCTCTGTGCAGGATAACATGCACAGATGAAACTGAATACACAATCTACAG CTGCATCCGGGGCCGTCTTCTTGAGGTCAATGAGTGTATTTTAGAAACACCTACTCTCCTGCTGGAAAAg CCATCGACTGAAGGATACATCGCTGTCATCCTGCCAAAGTTTGAAGAGAGCAAGAGCATAACAGAGAATCTTCTGAGCAGAGAAGAGTTCGAGAGTCTCGTCTCCAAACGTACTGttgaccaatcacagcccaCTTGA